From one Acidobacteriota bacterium genomic stretch:
- a CDS encoding UbiD family decarboxylase, translating into MRDLRAFLDALRKENDLAVVEAEVDPRLEIPEIHRRVIEEGGPALLFTRPRGSDFPVVTNLFGTPKRLALAFGGRPLEFVKTAARAATELVPPTPASLWKFRSFFGEALRVGTTRAHAAPVTDVVETTPDLTRLPALTGWPEDGGPFLTLPLVYTEHPDRHESNLGMYRIQIHGPRTTGVHWQIGKGGGFHYHAAEAKGEALPLTIFLGGPPALILGAIAPLPEGVPELLVASLLLGKKLEMADAAGAPHRLVARAEFAITGKVPPKVRRPEGPFGDHYGYYSLQHAYPVLEVDRVFRRKDAIFPATVVGKPRQEDFYIGDTLQELLSPLFPLVMPSVVALWSYGDTGFHSLAAAVVRDRYGREAMASAFRILGEGQLALTKFLLVTDARRDLRDFKGLLGHVLARCRFETDLFVFGNLAMDTLDYTGPKVNEGSKGVLLGLGEAIRDLPAEFRGPLPAGAAAAAVFAPGALVVEGPAYADDRAYADRLASDPALAAWPLVVLADDAAATAKDERAFLWSVFTRFEPAADIHGATRVVRNHLAFSPPVVIDARTKPWMPGVVEADPSTIALVDQRWREYFPKG; encoded by the coding sequence CTGAGAGACCTGCGCGCGTTCCTCGACGCGCTCCGCAAGGAGAACGACCTCGCCGTCGTCGAGGCCGAGGTCGACCCGCGCCTCGAGATCCCCGAGATCCACCGGCGCGTGATCGAGGAGGGCGGTCCCGCCCTCCTCTTCACGCGCCCCCGCGGCTCCGACTTTCCGGTCGTCACGAACCTCTTCGGCACGCCGAAGCGCCTCGCGCTCGCGTTCGGCGGGCGGCCGCTGGAATTCGTGAAGACCGCGGCGCGCGCCGCGACGGAGCTCGTCCCGCCGACACCCGCCTCGCTCTGGAAATTCCGCTCGTTCTTCGGCGAGGCGCTGCGCGTCGGGACGACGCGGGCGCACGCGGCGCCCGTGACCGACGTCGTCGAGACGACGCCGGACCTCACGCGCCTGCCCGCGCTCACGGGGTGGCCGGAGGACGGCGGGCCGTTCCTCACCCTCCCTCTCGTCTACACGGAACACCCCGACAGGCACGAGTCCAACCTCGGGATGTACCGCATCCAGATCCACGGCCCGCGCACGACGGGCGTCCACTGGCAGATCGGCAAGGGCGGCGGCTTCCATTACCACGCGGCCGAGGCGAAGGGCGAGGCGCTGCCGCTCACGATCTTCCTCGGCGGCCCGCCCGCGCTCATCCTCGGCGCGATCGCGCCTCTCCCCGAGGGCGTGCCCGAGCTCCTCGTCGCGTCGCTCCTCCTGGGGAAGAAGCTCGAGATGGCCGACGCCGCGGGCGCCCCGCACCGGCTCGTCGCGCGCGCCGAGTTCGCGATCACGGGCAAGGTGCCGCCGAAGGTGCGCCGGCCCGAGGGGCCGTTCGGAGACCACTACGGCTACTACTCCCTCCAGCACGCCTACCCCGTCCTCGAGGTGGACCGCGTCTTCCGCCGCAAGGACGCGATCTTCCCCGCCACGGTCGTCGGCAAGCCGCGGCAGGAGGACTTCTACATCGGGGACACGCTGCAGGAGCTGCTCTCGCCGCTCTTCCCGCTCGTGATGCCGTCCGTCGTCGCCCTCTGGAGCTACGGCGACACGGGCTTCCACTCTCTCGCGGCCGCGGTCGTCCGCGACCGCTACGGGCGCGAGGCGATGGCCTCGGCGTTCCGGATCCTCGGCGAGGGTCAGCTCGCGCTCACGAAGTTTCTCCTCGTGACGGACGCGCGTCGCGACCTCCGCGACTTCAAGGGACTCCTCGGGCACGTCCTCGCGCGCTGCCGGTTCGAGACGGACCTCTTCGTCTTCGGGAACCTCGCGATGGACACGCTCGACTACACGGGCCCGAAGGTGAATGAGGGCAGCAAGGGCGTCCTCCTCGGCCTCGGCGAAGCGATCCGCGACCTCCCCGCGGAGTTCCGCGGCCCGCTCCCGGCCGGGGCGGCGGCCGCCGCCGTCTTCGCGCCGGGCGCGCTCGTCGTCGAGGGGCCCGCGTACGCGGACGACCGCGCCTACGCGGACCGCCTCGCGTCGGACCCGGCGCTCGCGGCGTGGCCGCTCGTCGTCCTCGCGGACGACGCGGCGGCGACCGCGAAGGACGAGCGCGCGTTTCTCTGGAGTGTCTTCACGCGTTTCGAGCCGGCGGCCGACATCCACGGCGCCACGCGCGTCGTGCGGAATCACCTCGCGTTCTCGCCGCCGGTCGTGATCGACGCCCGGACGAAGCCGTGGATGCCCGGCGTCGTCGAGGCCGATCCGTCGACGATCGCCCTCGTCGACCAGAGGTGGCGCGAGTACTTTCCGAAGGGCTGA
- the pip gene encoding prolyl aminopeptidase: MSHPVKDPVSWLYPPIEPYRTGMLKVSDVHTLYWEESGNPKGKPAVFLHGGPGGGSDPKVRRFFHPDKYRIVVFDQRGCGKSTPYASLEANTTWDLVSDIEKLRAHLAIDRWQVFGGSWGSTLALAYAEKHPDRVTELVLRGIFLLRKKEIDWFYQEGASIIYPDAWEPYFAHIPEAERGDLVTAYHKRLTSDDPAVRLAAAKIWSGWEGATSKLLPDASFAGHYEEDEFALAFARIEAHYFANKGFFEVDGQLLRDAGKIRHIPGVIVQGRYDVVCPIFSAWALHRAWPEADLIISPDAGHSAWEPPNTRGLVAATDKFA, translated from the coding sequence ATGTCGCACCCGGTCAAGGACCCCGTCAGCTGGCTGTACCCCCCGATCGAGCCGTATCGCACGGGGATGCTCAAGGTCTCGGACGTCCACACCCTCTACTGGGAAGAGAGCGGAAACCCGAAGGGCAAGCCCGCCGTGTTTCTCCACGGCGGCCCCGGCGGCGGCTCGGACCCGAAGGTGCGCCGCTTCTTCCACCCGGACAAGTACCGCATCGTGGTCTTCGACCAGCGCGGCTGCGGCAAGTCGACGCCGTACGCGAGCCTCGAGGCGAACACGACGTGGGACCTCGTCTCGGACATCGAGAAGCTGCGCGCGCATCTCGCGATCGACCGCTGGCAGGTCTTCGGCGGCTCGTGGGGCTCGACGCTCGCGCTCGCGTACGCCGAGAAGCACCCGGACCGCGTGACGGAGCTCGTCCTGCGCGGGATCTTCCTCCTGCGCAAGAAGGAGATCGACTGGTTCTACCAGGAGGGCGCGTCGATCATCTACCCGGACGCGTGGGAGCCGTACTTCGCGCACATCCCCGAGGCCGAGCGCGGCGACCTCGTCACGGCGTACCACAAACGCCTCACGAGCGACGACCCGGCGGTGCGTCTCGCGGCCGCGAAGATCTGGAGCGGCTGGGAGGGCGCGACGTCCAAGCTCCTGCCGGACGCCTCGTTCGCCGGCCACTACGAGGAGGACGAGTTCGCGCTCGCCTTCGCGCGCATCGAGGCCCACTACTTCGCGAACAAGGGCTTCTTCGAGGTCGACGGCCAGCTGCTGCGCGACGCCGGGAAGATCCGCCACATCCCCGGCGTCATCGTCCAGGGCCGCTACGACGTCGTCTGCCCGATCTTCAGCGCGTGGGCGCTCCACCGCGCGTGGCCCGAGGCGGACCTCATCATCTCGCCCGACGCCGGCCACAGCGCCTGGGAGCCGCCGAACACCCGGGGCCTCGTGGCCGCGACGGACAAGTTCGCCTGA
- a CDS encoding Rrf2 family transcriptional regulator: MFFSRAQEIALEALPLLDPRGPAGKGRGVKDLAEVSGVPAPFLAKILGRLVDRGLLRSRRGRTGGFVLGRPAVEITLADVVLALGKEGDLEAAFPEAPAAAARLLAPVRREFLARLRATSLADLAPPAPRA, encoded by the coding sequence ATGTTCTTCTCCCGCGCGCAGGAGATCGCGCTCGAGGCGCTGCCTCTCCTCGACCCGCGCGGTCCCGCCGGGAAGGGCCGGGGCGTGAAGGATCTCGCGGAGGTCTCGGGCGTCCCGGCGCCATTCCTCGCAAAAATTCTCGGCCGCCTCGTCGACCGGGGACTGTTGCGAAGCAGGCGTGGCCGGACGGGAGGATTCGTCCTCGGCCGGCCGGCCGTCGAGATCACGCTCGCCGACGTCGTCCTCGCGCTGGGAAAGGAGGGCGACCTCGAGGCCGCCTTTCCCGAAGCACCGGCGGCGGCGGCCCGCCTCCTCGCCCCGGTGCGGCGCGAGTTCCTCGCGCGCCTCAGGGCCACGAGCCTCGCCGACCTTGCGCCCCCCGCCCCGCGGGCCTGA
- a CDS encoding EVE domain-containing protein, with protein sequence MADWLVKTEPGDYSFEDLLREKETVWTGVKNPVALKHLRSLKKGDRVVIYHTGSEKAAVGAATVATPTFEENPKTASEPRVTLRAGSPLPRPVPLKEIKSSSLFSDSPLVRIGRLSVVPLTSAQYAFLAKS encoded by the coding sequence ATGGCGGACTGGCTGGTGAAGACGGAACCAGGGGACTATTCGTTCGAAGATCTTCTTAGAGAGAAAGAGACGGTGTGGACGGGCGTGAAAAACCCCGTGGCGCTGAAGCACTTGCGATCGTTGAAGAAGGGCGACCGTGTCGTCATCTACCACACGGGCAGCGAGAAGGCCGCAGTGGGTGCCGCGACCGTGGCCACACCCACCTTCGAAGAAAATCCTAAAACGGCCTCGGAACCGCGAGTCACCCTTCGCGCGGGCAGCCCCCTCCCTCGCCCTGTTCCACTCAAAGAAATCAAATCTTCTTCCCTCTTCTCCGACTCCCCGCTCGTCCGCATCGGCCGCCTCTCCGTCGTCCCCCTCACGAGCGCGCAATACGCCTTCCTCGCGAAGAGCTGA
- a CDS encoding ABC transporter permease, whose product MLGIPLKYNIRNLFVRKVTTSLTVLGIGLVVAVFLCVMALGEGLTRVFTASGSDSNVLVLRQNSQSELQSGVSRDQVPLILTLPGVAPDADGKPLASQELVVVLNLEKLGGGSSNVTIRGIGEKGMKLRPGLTLVEGRWFAPGKSEVVVSKSVSKRFKDCTTGQTIRFGAYRWTVVGLFDAGGTAPDSEIWTDVEGMVTDFKRGGYSSVLAKTSGRAARDQFVAGLAGDPRLALEGKVERKYYDDQTSTAAPIKFLGFFVGIVMAIGACFGAMNTMYAAVSARTREIATLRALGFGRLAVLVSFVFESLCLALLGGIVGCFLGLLAVKLALSGVTGTTNFATFSEVVFAFRLTPALLATGIVFSLVMGFFGGLFPAARAAFTKITNALRQVG is encoded by the coding sequence ATGCTCGGCATCCCCCTGAAGTACAACATCCGCAACCTCTTCGTCCGGAAGGTCACGACCTCGCTCACGGTCCTCGGGATCGGGCTCGTCGTCGCGGTCTTCCTCTGCGTCATGGCGCTCGGCGAGGGGCTCACGCGCGTGTTCACGGCCTCGGGCTCGGACAGCAACGTCCTCGTCCTCAGGCAGAACTCGCAGTCCGAGCTGCAGTCGGGCGTCTCGCGCGACCAGGTCCCGCTCATCCTGACTCTCCCGGGAGTCGCGCCGGACGCCGACGGCAAGCCGCTGGCGTCGCAGGAGCTCGTCGTCGTCCTGAACCTCGAGAAGCTCGGCGGCGGCTCCTCGAACGTGACGATCCGCGGTATCGGCGAGAAGGGGATGAAGCTGCGCCCCGGCCTCACGCTCGTCGAGGGCCGCTGGTTCGCGCCCGGCAAGTCGGAAGTCGTCGTCTCCAAGAGCGTGAGCAAGCGTTTCAAGGACTGCACGACGGGCCAGACGATCCGGTTCGGCGCCTACCGCTGGACCGTCGTCGGCCTCTTCGACGCCGGCGGCACCGCGCCCGACAGCGAGATCTGGACGGACGTCGAAGGGATGGTCACGGACTTCAAGCGGGGGGGCTACTCGTCGGTCCTCGCGAAGACGTCCGGCCGCGCGGCTCGCGACCAGTTCGTCGCCGGCCTCGCGGGCGATCCCCGCCTCGCGCTCGAGGGCAAGGTCGAGCGCAAGTACTACGACGACCAGACCTCCACGGCGGCGCCGATCAAGTTCCTCGGCTTCTTCGTCGGGATCGTCATGGCGATCGGCGCGTGCTTCGGCGCGATGAACACGATGTACGCGGCCGTCTCGGCGCGCACGCGCGAGATCGCGACGCTCCGCGCCCTCGGCTTCGGGCGGCTCGCGGTCCTGGTCTCGTTCGTCTTCGAGTCCCTCTGCCTCGCACTCCTCGGCGGGATCGTCGGCTGCTTCCTCGGCCTCCTCGCCGTCAAGCTCGCGCTCTCGGGCGTCACGGGCACGACGAACTTCGCGACGTTCTCCGAGGTCGTCTTCGCGTTCCGCCTCACGCCCGCCCTCCTCGCGACCGGCATCGTCTTCTCGCTCGTCATGGGCTTCTTCGGCGGCCTCTTCCCGGCCGCGCGAGCCGCGTTCACGAAAATCACGAACGCCCTCCGGCAGGTGGGCTGA
- a CDS encoding FtsX-like permease family protein, with the protein MKFLPLVLKNLLRKKTRSGLTIGSILLPFFVICLLGTFVAMLDADPSMGKGMFRIAVRHKVSFANVLPAAHLEKIRQMPGVKAAMPFNWFGGRYVDFSAFHVFQRFAVDPVAFFDIFDASGIVAGSAEAWKADRSGLLVGDILMKKYGWTIGQQITLVGDIWPGTYTFTIRAAYRGQNEASVFFDQKVIDEALPSRAGLYTMIWLKAVDAAATRDLIPRINAAFENSTWPVRAETEKEFQNNYVALLGNVKLFFRTLTAVIAAVVLLIAANTMAMSARERVTEIAVLRAIGFPRRTLFGILLSESVLLALFGATLGLGIYVAVFPRLRAAVMMTPVASLAAALRLYPDVLAGAFCVTILVGVLAGLVPAIRSVRRPITDGLRLVA; encoded by the coding sequence ATGAAGTTCCTGCCGCTCGTCCTGAAGAACCTGCTGCGCAAGAAGACGCGCTCGGGTCTGACGATCGGCTCGATCCTGCTGCCGTTCTTCGTGATCTGCCTCCTCGGGACGTTCGTCGCGATGCTCGACGCCGACCCCTCCATGGGCAAGGGGATGTTCCGGATCGCGGTGCGGCACAAAGTCTCCTTCGCGAACGTCCTGCCCGCGGCGCACCTCGAGAAGATCCGGCAGATGCCCGGCGTGAAGGCCGCGATGCCGTTCAACTGGTTCGGCGGGCGGTACGTCGACTTCTCCGCCTTTCACGTTTTCCAGCGCTTCGCGGTCGACCCGGTCGCCTTCTTCGACATCTTCGACGCCTCCGGGATCGTGGCCGGCTCGGCCGAGGCGTGGAAGGCCGACCGGAGCGGCCTCCTCGTGGGCGACATCCTGATGAAGAAGTACGGCTGGACGATCGGCCAGCAGATCACGCTCGTCGGCGACATCTGGCCGGGGACGTACACGTTCACGATCCGGGCCGCGTACCGCGGCCAGAACGAGGCCTCCGTCTTCTTCGACCAGAAAGTCATCGACGAGGCCCTCCCGTCCCGAGCGGGCCTCTACACGATGATCTGGCTCAAGGCCGTGGACGCGGCGGCGACGCGCGACCTCATCCCGCGCATCAACGCGGCCTTCGAGAACTCGACGTGGCCGGTGCGCGCCGAGACGGAGAAGGAATTCCAGAACAACTACGTGGCGCTGCTGGGGAACGTGAAGCTCTTCTTCCGGACCCTCACCGCCGTCATCGCGGCCGTCGTCCTCCTGATCGCCGCGAACACGATGGCGATGTCGGCGCGCGAGCGCGTCACGGAGATCGCCGTCCTCCGGGCAATCGGCTTTCCGCGGCGCACGCTCTTCGGGATCCTGCTGTCCGAGAGCGTCCTCCTCGCGCTCTTCGGCGCGACGCTCGGCCTCGGGATCTACGTCGCGGTCTTCCCGCGGCTGCGCGCCGCGGTCATGATGACGCCGGTCGCCTCGCTCGCCGCCGCCCTGCGCCTCTACCCCGACGTCCTCGCCGGGGCGTTCTGCGTCACGATCCTCGTCGGCGTTCTCGCCGGCCTCGTCCCCGCCATCAGGTCCGTCCGCCGCCCCATCACGGACGGCCTTCGTCTCGTCGCGTAG
- a CDS encoding ABC transporter permease has product MKFFPFVFKNLFRKKTRSLLTLGSILLPLFVICILGTLLAALETDPPEGRAMWRLITRHKVSITNWLVDGHTAKIRQLPGVAEVVRMQWFGGQYVDQSAFNNFARFSTQDPEALLRVFDEAKIVEGTGDEWAKDRTGVLVGRLLMKKYGWKLGQKVTLKGDIYPVNPELTIRAVFEGPDESGVYFHHAYLEEALPRVKGFVGWFWIKADSAQSAGRLPKQVDDLFDNGSYPTRTETEKEFQNTWVSMLGNVKFLLTSISVIIAFVILLIAGNTMAMAARERVTEIAVLRTLGYPKATILGLILGESVLLSAVGGLLGLGVFVAVFPAFRQALLYSPMAGFAAGMKIFPAVLAAGFVVTLLVGLFAGLVPAIRSSQRSITDGLRQVG; this is encoded by the coding sequence ATGAAGTTCTTTCCGTTCGTCTTCAAGAACCTCTTCCGCAAGAAGACGCGTTCGCTGCTGACGCTCGGATCGATCCTGCTGCCCCTCTTCGTGATCTGCATCCTCGGAACGCTCCTCGCCGCGCTCGAGACGGATCCGCCGGAGGGCCGCGCGATGTGGCGGCTCATCACGCGGCACAAGGTCTCGATCACGAACTGGCTCGTGGACGGCCACACGGCGAAGATCCGCCAGCTGCCCGGCGTCGCCGAGGTCGTGCGGATGCAGTGGTTCGGCGGGCAGTACGTCGACCAGTCGGCCTTCAACAACTTCGCGCGCTTCTCGACGCAGGATCCCGAGGCCCTCCTCAGGGTCTTCGACGAGGCGAAGATCGTCGAGGGCACGGGCGACGAGTGGGCGAAGGACCGCACCGGCGTCCTCGTCGGCCGGCTCCTCATGAAGAAGTACGGCTGGAAGCTCGGGCAGAAGGTCACGCTGAAGGGCGACATCTACCCCGTGAACCCCGAGCTCACGATCCGCGCCGTCTTCGAGGGGCCGGACGAGTCGGGCGTGTACTTCCACCACGCGTACCTCGAGGAGGCGCTCCCGCGCGTGAAGGGCTTCGTCGGCTGGTTCTGGATCAAGGCCGACTCGGCGCAGTCCGCCGGCCGGCTCCCGAAACAGGTCGACGACCTCTTCGACAACGGCTCCTATCCGACGCGCACGGAGACCGAGAAGGAGTTTCAGAACACCTGGGTGTCGATGCTCGGAAACGTGAAGTTCCTCCTGACGTCGATCTCCGTGATCATCGCCTTCGTCATCCTCCTGATCGCGGGGAACACGATGGCGATGGCCGCGAGAGAGCGCGTCACGGAAATCGCGGTCCTTCGGACGCTCGGCTACCCGAAGGCGACGATCCTCGGCCTGATCCTCGGCGAGAGCGTTCTCCTGTCGGCCGTCGGGGGCCTTCTCGGGCTCGGCGTTTTCGTCGCGGTTTTTCCGGCCTTCAGGCAAGCGCTTCTCTACTCGCCGATGGCCGGCTTCGCGGCCGGGATGAAGATCTTTCCGGCCGTCCTTGCCGCGGGGTTCGTCGTGACTCTCCTCGTCGGCCTCTTCGCGGGTCTCGTGCCCGCCATCCGCTCGTCGCAGCGCTCCATCACGGACGGCCTGAGACAGGTCGGCTGA
- a CDS encoding ABC transporter permease — MKFFPYVFKSLFRKKTRSLLTLGSILLPLFVVCLFGTLIRTLDRPASGAGMYRIVVRHKVSLSNWIPESYRGRIQTLPGVEEMSVWCWFGGKYVDYAPKNFFARFGVEPEKLLRILDEVRIIEGSAQDWFADRSGAMVGTELVKKFGWKVGQKVVLQGDIYPVNLELTIRAIYDGPAGNSAALFFNWAYVEEALPRVKGRIGTFYIRAKDAEAVARLPKQIDEMFDNTDAPTKTETEKEFQNGFVQMLGNVKVMLNGISSAIVFVILLIAANTMAMAARERVNEIAVLRTLGYQKGTILGMILAESLLLALLGGLLGLGLFALGFGGFKAFLMNTPMAGFAAGMTIYPSVLAVGFGISVFIGLFAGIVPAVGAARRSITDGLRRVG, encoded by the coding sequence GTGAAGTTCTTCCCGTACGTCTTCAAGAGCCTGTTCCGCAAGAAGACCCGCTCTCTGCTGACGCTGGGTTCGATCCTCCTTCCGCTGTTCGTCGTGTGTCTCTTCGGCACGCTCATCCGGACGCTCGACCGCCCGGCCTCGGGAGCGGGGATGTACCGGATCGTCGTCCGCCACAAGGTCTCGCTGTCGAACTGGATTCCGGAGTCGTACCGGGGGCGGATCCAGACGCTCCCCGGCGTCGAGGAGATGTCCGTCTGGTGCTGGTTCGGCGGGAAGTACGTCGACTACGCGCCGAAGAACTTCTTCGCGCGCTTCGGCGTCGAGCCCGAGAAGCTCCTCCGGATCCTCGACGAGGTGCGCATCATCGAGGGGAGCGCGCAGGATTGGTTCGCCGACCGCTCCGGGGCGATGGTCGGCACGGAGCTCGTGAAGAAGTTCGGCTGGAAGGTCGGACAGAAGGTCGTCCTCCAGGGCGACATCTACCCCGTGAACCTCGAGCTCACGATCCGCGCGATCTACGACGGCCCGGCCGGGAACAGCGCCGCCCTCTTCTTCAACTGGGCATACGTCGAAGAGGCGCTCCCGCGCGTCAAGGGCCGCATCGGAACGTTCTACATCAGGGCGAAGGACGCGGAGGCCGTCGCCCGCCTGCCGAAGCAGATCGACGAGATGTTCGACAACACCGACGCGCCGACGAAAACGGAGACCGAGAAGGAGTTTCAGAACGGCTTCGTCCAGATGCTCGGGAACGTCAAGGTCATGCTGAACGGCATCAGCAGCGCGATCGTGTTCGTGATCCTCCTGATCGCCGCGAACACCATGGCGATGGCCGCCCGCGAGCGCGTCAACGAGATCGCCGTCCTCCGGACGCTCGGCTACCAGAAGGGGACGATCCTCGGGATGATCCTCGCCGAGAGCCTGCTCCTCGCGCTCCTGGGCGGGCTCCTCGGCCTCGGCCTGTTCGCGCTCGGGTTCGGGGGCTTCAAGGCCTTCCTCATGAACACGCCGATGGCAGGCTTCGCCGCGGGCATGACGATCTACCCGTCCGTCCTCGCCGTGGGCTTCGGGATCTCGGTTTTCATCGGCCTTTTCGCCGGGATCGTCCCCGCCGTCGGAGCCGCGAGGCGCTCCATCACGGACGGCCTGAGGCGGGTAGGCTGA
- a CDS encoding ABC transporter ATP-binding protein gives MATPLIQIDSLVKQYTRDTQVLTVLDKLSLSVEDGDFVALMGPSGSGKTTLLNLIAGIDRPTSGRILVGDAEVSKMSEAALAKWRSANVGFIFQLYNLVPVLTAYENVELPLLLTNLNRARRRKQVELALSVVGLADRMDHYPRQLSGGQEQRVAIARAIATDPKLLVADEPTGDLDSKSGEEILILMERLNAEFRKTIVMVTHDPKAASRAHRLVHLDKGVLKEDVHAEKGKAVGMAAAISASAT, from the coding sequence ATGGCGACCCCTCTCATCCAGATCGACTCGCTCGTCAAGCAGTACACCCGCGACACGCAGGTGCTCACCGTCCTCGACAAGCTCTCGCTGAGCGTCGAGGACGGGGACTTCGTCGCGCTCATGGGCCCTTCGGGCTCGGGCAAGACGACGCTCCTGAACCTCATCGCCGGGATCGACCGCCCGACGTCGGGGCGCATCCTCGTCGGCGACGCGGAGGTCTCGAAGATGAGCGAGGCGGCGCTCGCGAAGTGGCGGAGCGCCAACGTCGGTTTCATCTTCCAGCTCTACAACCTCGTGCCCGTCCTGACCGCCTACGAAAACGTCGAGCTGCCGCTCCTCCTCACGAACCTGAACCGCGCGCGCCGCAGGAAGCAGGTCGAGCTCGCGCTCTCGGTCGTCGGCCTCGCGGACCGCATGGACCACTACCCGCGCCAGCTCTCGGGCGGGCAGGAGCAGCGCGTCGCCATCGCGCGCGCGATCGCGACCGACCCGAAGCTCCTCGTGGCGGACGAGCCGACGGGCGACCTCGACTCGAAGAGCGGCGAGGAGATCCTGATCCTCATGGAGCGGCTCAACGCCGAGTTCAGGAAGACGATCGTCATGGTGACGCACGACCCGAAGGCGGCGTCGCGCGCGCACCGGCTCGTCCACCTCGACAAGGGCGTCCTCAAGGAGGACGTCCACGCCGAGAAGGGCAAGGCCGTCGGCATGGCGGCCGCGATCTCGGCGTCGGCCACCTGA
- a CDS encoding efflux RND transporter periplasmic adaptor subunit — protein MLMEPINKSADLTGLRIDRADEPSPRRLLWAGVATACVAAVAVLFFLARSKGVAIRPPEVATTRVAIVTPTQASTVLTASGYVVARSKAEISPKSVGRVAWLNLEEGQKVKKGELVARLESQELEAQRRQYVASRDQVLAQLENARRERDRAKSLLDQKIGSQQAFDAADSQVRALTAQIAAAEQQVKYTDELIKNAEIYAPIDGVVTVKKAFLGETVAPQGFGGAGSAGATFAVIVDLSSLEMEADINEQNVAKLSIGQPAEVALDAYPDKPYKARLRQIVPTADRQKGSVKVKIEISGKDARVLPEMSCRVVFLNPETKVDEKAKPKVMVPSASVVTIGSEKGVLVVANDKAVFRPLVLGAASGTQVEVASGVSGGEEIVADAAAATHAWRREQNVRLKKD, from the coding sequence TTGCTTATGGAACCCATCAACAAGTCCGCCGACCTCACAGGCCTCCGCATCGACCGCGCCGACGAGCCCTCCCCGCGGCGCCTCCTCTGGGCCGGCGTCGCGACCGCGTGCGTCGCGGCGGTTGCGGTCCTCTTCTTCCTCGCCCGCAGCAAAGGGGTCGCGATCCGGCCGCCCGAGGTCGCGACGACGCGCGTCGCGATCGTGACGCCGACGCAAGCTTCGACCGTCCTCACGGCGTCGGGTTACGTCGTCGCGCGCTCGAAGGCCGAGATCTCCCCGAAGTCGGTCGGGCGCGTCGCCTGGCTGAACCTCGAGGAAGGCCAGAAGGTGAAGAAGGGCGAGCTCGTCGCCCGGCTCGAGTCGCAGGAGCTGGAGGCGCAGAGGCGGCAGTACGTCGCGTCGCGCGACCAGGTCCTCGCGCAGCTCGAGAACGCGCGCCGCGAGCGCGACCGCGCCAAGTCCCTCCTCGACCAGAAGATCGGCTCGCAGCAGGCGTTCGACGCCGCGGACTCGCAGGTGCGCGCGCTCACGGCCCAGATCGCCGCGGCCGAGCAGCAGGTCAAGTACACCGACGAGCTCATCAAGAACGCCGAGATCTACGCGCCGATCGACGGCGTCGTGACCGTGAAGAAGGCGTTCCTCGGTGAGACGGTCGCCCCGCAGGGCTTCGGCGGCGCCGGCTCGGCGGGCGCGACGTTCGCGGTCATCGTCGACCTCTCGTCCCTCGAGATGGAGGCCGACATCAACGAGCAGAACGTCGCGAAGCTCTCGATCGGCCAGCCCGCCGAGGTCGCGCTCGACGCGTACCCCGACAAGCCCTACAAGGCGCGCCTGCGCCAGATCGTCCCGACGGCCGACCGCCAGAAGGGCTCCGTGAAGGTCAAGATCGAGATCTCCGGCAAGGACGCGCGGGTGCTGCCCGAGATGTCCTGCCGCGTCGTCTTCCTGAACCCGGAGACGAAGGTCGACGAGAAGGCGAAGCCGAAGGTCATGGTGCCGTCCGCCTCGGTCGTCACGATCGGAAGCGAGAAGGGCGTCCTCGTCGTCGCGAACGACAAGGCCGTCTTCCGGCCGCTCGTCCTCGGCGCGGCGTCCGGCACGCAGGTCGAGGTCGCCTCCGGCGTTTCCGGCGGCGAGGAGATCGTCGCCGACGCCGCGGCGGCGACGCACGCCTGGCGCCGCGAGCAGAACGTCCGCCTCAAAAAAGACTGA